One Ethanoligenens harbinense YUAN-3 genomic window carries:
- a CDS encoding NAD(P)-dependent oxidoreductase — translation MSIRIVACGRPEEQDIHVEKAFLQQGLPGVEVVFRVCETTDDVKAAAADADALLISFAVIDENVLNAAPHLRCIAVSATGYGNVDVAAATAHGVAVCPIGEYCTDEVADHTLALMLALLRNLKHYTRQIEQDAVWAFDSAVCRRLKNLTLSVFGFGRIGRAVAKRAQAFGIRVLAVDPYVPPEVFASTSVTPADIDTALRKADIITNHMNQTSGNDGFFNLGAFRKCTRKPLFLNIARGASVNEDDLCTALDEGLLSGAGLDVLRDENPDLRNCPLVGRDNVLLTPHAAFYSQESLADLRHIPCSNLIHFFHGDYDRIQNLVNPQALA, via the coding sequence ATGTCCATCAGAATTGTGGCTTGTGGCCGGCCGGAAGAACAGGATATCCATGTGGAAAAAGCCTTCTTGCAGCAGGGCCTGCCGGGCGTGGAAGTGGTTTTCCGTGTTTGTGAGACCACGGACGACGTAAAGGCGGCCGCCGCGGATGCGGATGCCCTGCTCATTTCGTTCGCCGTGATTGACGAAAACGTACTGAACGCCGCCCCCCACCTGCGCTGCATCGCCGTCAGCGCCACCGGCTACGGAAACGTGGATGTGGCGGCGGCCACTGCGCACGGCGTAGCCGTCTGCCCCATCGGAGAATATTGCACCGACGAAGTGGCCGACCATACTTTGGCGCTGATGCTCGCCCTGCTGCGGAATCTAAAGCATTACACCCGGCAGATTGAACAGGACGCGGTCTGGGCGTTCGATTCCGCCGTCTGCCGGCGATTGAAGAATCTGACGCTGTCGGTGTTTGGTTTTGGCCGCATCGGCCGCGCCGTGGCAAAACGCGCGCAGGCATTCGGCATCCGCGTGCTGGCGGTAGACCCATATGTTCCCCCAGAAGTGTTTGCCTCCACCAGTGTGACACCTGCGGACATTGATACCGCCCTGCGCAAAGCGGATATCATCACCAATCACATGAATCAGACCAGCGGCAACGACGGCTTTTTCAACCTCGGCGCGTTCAGGAAATGCACGCGCAAGCCGCTGTTTCTGAATATTGCGCGCGGGGCCAGCGTGAACGAAGACGACCTGTGCACGGCTCTGGATGAGGGGCTGCTTTCCGGTGCCGGGCTGGATGTGCTGCGGGACGAGAACCCGGATCTGCGGAACTGCCCGCTGGTGGGACGGGATAATGTACTGCTCACTCCGCACGCGGCGTTCTATTCGCAGGAATCGCTGGCCGACCTGCGACACATCCCTTGCAGCAACCTCATTCACTTTTTCCACGGAGATTACGACCGGATACAGAACCTCGTAAACCCGCAGGCGCTTGCATAA